The Erythrobacter sp. JK5 genome includes a region encoding these proteins:
- a CDS encoding serine/threonine-protein kinase, whose protein sequence is MGDDTGDDDRTVYQPKGGGGKADGGGKKPPPEPSDAPDVTDESSPEPPSEPVPDPGAGHEPTEIRPSPPPPAAGHEPTEIRPSVPPASSPPPTSPPPPAPAPSPAPPPPAPAGPRGDQQFTKGDVLNGIYRIERFLARGGMGEVYEARNVHQLSERVAIKVMLPHMAQDELVAAMFAKESEMLTRLHHEAIVPYRMAARDDRGRPYLVTEFIDGPSLEDRLGSIKLTDDEFADLAQKLAAGLGTAHSLGAIHRDIAPDNILLAEGDPARPKIIDFGIAKDATDSGATIVGDGFAGKLKYVAPEQLGEYDRNVGPWSDIYSLALTLRALAAGKPSDMGGSLSDAVRKRQSVPDLSDLSPRFHAAFEMALQPDPANRPQSMAEFNLRLREASGDAAATGFEPLSAAGDATRFKPDGAGSDGEGKPTGGALAGMIGSLKGALPDGIAQNRVALIGGGVAAVLLAVVGIVVVANLGGGDVPPPSDGTAQGAGTGQGQAGAQGAAIALGSPQFEQLAQRAIDGIECAWLTYDGSSGNTARFVGGAANPAAAQTSLLNALEGAGASSFSIDLSDVVRFTAENCAALDALREVRSPQPLISTPQDVYEAKRQAITLADGSSLEEQNYARVVIRIDNLGANEEVAFLGWNTADGIEALEPTRASLEGLANQMQGNKTERGFVLPFALTFEGSGKQSYGAIVLTGGSALPGDLVGRGTEFDEAWATRFRQSAQANGWKADAVWFSVEDQQAD, encoded by the coding sequence ATGGGCGACGACACCGGCGATGATGATCGCACCGTCTACCAGCCGAAGGGTGGTGGCGGGAAGGCTGACGGGGGTGGCAAGAAGCCGCCGCCCGAGCCGTCGGACGCGCCCGATGTCACGGACGAATCGTCGCCCGAGCCGCCTTCCGAGCCGGTCCCTGATCCTGGTGCCGGTCACGAGCCGACCGAGATCCGGCCGTCGCCGCCTCCGCCCGCTGCGGGTCACGAACCGACCGAGATCCGGCCCTCCGTTCCGCCCGCTTCGTCACCGCCCCCGACATCGCCTCCGCCCCCAGCGCCCGCGCCCTCCCCTGCGCCGCCTCCACCCGCGCCTGCAGGGCCGCGAGGCGATCAGCAATTCACCAAGGGCGACGTGCTCAACGGCATTTACCGGATCGAGCGGTTTCTGGCGCGCGGCGGGATGGGCGAAGTCTACGAGGCACGCAATGTCCACCAGCTTTCCGAGCGGGTGGCGATCAAGGTCATGCTGCCGCATATGGCGCAGGATGAGCTGGTCGCGGCGATGTTCGCCAAAGAATCCGAAATGCTCACGCGGCTGCATCACGAAGCAATCGTGCCGTACCGCATGGCCGCGCGCGACGATCGTGGGCGTCCCTACCTGGTGACCGAATTCATCGACGGGCCGAGTCTCGAAGACCGGCTCGGCTCGATCAAGCTGACCGACGACGAATTCGCCGACCTCGCGCAGAAGCTCGCGGCTGGTCTCGGCACTGCGCACAGCCTCGGCGCGATCCACCGCGACATTGCCCCGGACAACATCCTGTTGGCCGAAGGCGATCCGGCGCGGCCCAAGATCATCGATTTCGGGATCGCCAAGGACGCGACCGATAGCGGCGCGACGATCGTGGGCGACGGGTTTGCGGGCAAGCTCAAGTATGTCGCCCCCGAACAGCTCGGCGAATACGATCGCAATGTCGGGCCGTGGTCGGATATCTACAGCCTCGCGCTGACCCTGCGTGCGCTGGCGGCGGGAAAACCTTCGGACATGGGCGGATCGCTGTCTGACGCTGTGCGCAAGCGCCAGTCGGTGCCGGACCTGTCGGACCTCTCGCCGCGCTTTCACGCCGCGTTCGAGATGGCGCTGCAACCCGATCCGGCCAATCGGCCGCAATCGATGGCGGAGTTCAACCTACGGCTGCGCGAGGCATCGGGCGACGCGGCGGCGACCGGCTTCGAACCGCTCTCTGCTGCCGGCGATGCGACCCGGTTCAAGCCGGATGGCGCCGGATCCGACGGGGAAGGAAAGCCGACGGGCGGTGCGCTCGCCGGAATGATCGGATCGCTCAAGGGGGCCCTGCCCGATGGCATCGCGCAGAACCGCGTGGCTCTGATCGGGGGCGGGGTTGCGGCGGTGTTGCTGGCGGTCGTCGGGATCGTGGTGGTGGCCAACCTCGGCGGAGGCGATGTGCCACCGCCCAGCGATGGCACCGCCCAGGGCGCAGGCACCGGGCAAGGGCAGGCGGGTGCGCAAGGCGCCGCGATCGCGCTCGGCAGTCCGCAGTTCGAACAGCTTGCGCAGCGGGCGATCGACGGGATCGAGTGCGCGTGGCTCACCTATGACGGATCGAGCGGGAACACCGCGCGGTTCGTTGGCGGTGCAGCCAATCCTGCAGCCGCACAGACTAGCCTGCTCAATGCATTGGAAGGTGCGGGTGCTTCCTCGTTTTCGATCGACCTCAGCGATGTGGTGCGGTTCACGGCGGAAAACTGTGCGGCGCTCGACGCGCTGCGCGAAGTGCGCAGTCCGCAGCCGCTGATTTCGACCCCGCAGGACGTCTACGAAGCCAAACGCCAGGCGATCACACTGGCCGACGGGTCGTCACTCGAAGAGCAGAATTATGCGCGGGTCGTGATCCGCATCGACAATCTCGGGGCCAACGAGGAAGTTGCCTTCCTCGGCTGGAACACCGCCGACGGGATCGAAGCGCTCGAGCCGACGCGGGCTTCGCTCGAAGGGCTGGCGAACCAGATGCAGGGCAACAAGACCGAGCGCGGATTCGTGTTGCCCTTCGCGCTTACATTCGAGGGCAGCGGAAAGCAGAGCTATGGCGCAATCGTGCTGACCGGCGGATCGGCCTTGCCGGGCGATCTGGTCGGGCGCGGAACCGAATTCGACGAGGCCTGGGCCACCCGGTTCCGCCAGAGCGCGCAGGCCAATGGGTGGAAAGCCGATGCGGTGTGGTTCTCGGTAGAGGACCAGCAGGCCGACTGA
- the icmH gene encoding type IVB secretion system protein IcmH/DotU has translation MSGDDRNKTVFRPSPLRGKGGGAGSGSNPPGGPGQDGGEPASGGFSSTDDWDSPAPAGAPPPPPPASGGSFKPLSDDPFSGPAPQARQAGPAVDTHSEEFHDTVPPPSQPRDDRNPMMAHAAPVLAMAAALQSGRWQISIGEFHRRAREAIGKFESAIQPIYSEGVRQRAKYAVCATIDDIAQNLPGVGGGGAQWAQRNMVVTFFRESIGGDRFWDFVQEMLRDPASNRDLIELFHACLAAGFEGRTRAMSDGYSKKQQVMASLIAALEHVRSLSHRDLVSHWKGADAPRKPNNFWAMVGLAAAAAGALCFLIFLMFFLALMASGSSPYDRVAGLLQEEPVSLTRNATQLALPPSETETRLREFLSSEISQGLVTVEGNRVRTTIGTLFEPASDQLTAGREPIFTKIGQAIELEKGPVTVEGHADSDQISTIEFPDNMALSTARAETVARIVRAQLSDASRVTVTGLGDTVPLASNDTAEGKAQNRRVEFVVELGD, from the coding sequence ATGAGCGGGGACGACCGGAACAAGACGGTGTTTCGCCCCTCTCCCTTGAGGGGCAAGGGCGGCGGCGCAGGTTCCGGATCGAACCCGCCTGGTGGACCTGGTCAGGACGGCGGCGAGCCGGCGTCCGGCGGTTTCAGCAGCACCGACGATTGGGATTCACCAGCTCCTGCCGGAGCCCCGCCCCCGCCACCACCGGCATCGGGCGGTTCGTTCAAGCCGCTGAGCGATGACCCGTTCTCGGGCCCGGCACCGCAGGCCCGGCAAGCCGGTCCGGCGGTCGATACCCACTCTGAAGAATTCCACGATACGGTTCCGCCGCCCTCGCAACCGCGCGACGATCGCAATCCGATGATGGCGCACGCCGCGCCGGTGTTGGCGATGGCCGCCGCGCTGCAATCGGGGCGCTGGCAGATTTCGATTGGCGAATTCCATCGCCGCGCGCGCGAAGCGATCGGCAAGTTCGAATCTGCGATCCAGCCGATCTACAGCGAGGGCGTGCGCCAGCGCGCGAAATATGCCGTGTGCGCGACGATCGACGATATCGCGCAAAATCTGCCGGGCGTCGGCGGGGGCGGGGCGCAATGGGCGCAGCGCAACATGGTCGTTACCTTCTTTCGCGAGAGCATCGGCGGCGACCGGTTCTGGGACTTCGTCCAGGAGATGCTGCGCGACCCGGCCAGCAACCGCGACCTGATCGAGCTGTTCCACGCTTGTCTCGCCGCCGGGTTCGAAGGCCGGACCCGGGCGATGAGCGACGGGTACAGCAAGAAACAGCAGGTGATGGCGAGTCTGATCGCCGCGCTCGAACACGTGCGCAGTCTCTCGCATCGCGATCTGGTGAGCCACTGGAAGGGCGCCGATGCGCCGCGCAAGCCGAACAATTTCTGGGCGATGGTCGGCCTCGCTGCGGCGGCCGCCGGCGCGCTGTGCTTCCTGATCTTCCTGATGTTCTTCCTTGCGCTGATGGCCAGCGGATCATCGCCCTACGATCGGGTTGCCGGGCTGTTGCAGGAAGAGCCGGTGTCGCTCACCCGCAACGCTACCCAGCTCGCCCTGCCGCCGAGCGAGACCGAGACACGGCTGCGTGAGTTCCTGTCGAGCGAGATTTCGCAGGGCCTCGTGACCGTCGAAGGCAACCGGGTGCGCACCACGATTGGGACCTTGTTCGAGCCGGCATCGGATCAGCTGACGGCTGGACGCGAACCGATTTTCACCAAGATCGGACAGGCGATCGAGCTCGAAAAGGGCCCGGTGACGGTCGAAGGCCATGCCGATTCCGACCAGATTTCGACCATCGAATTCCCGGACAACATGGCGCTGTCCACTGCGCGGGCGGAGACGGTGGCGCGGATCGTGCGCGCGCAGCTTTCCGATGCATCGCGGGTGACCGTGACCGGGCTCGGCGACACGGTGCCGCTCGCTTCGAACGACACAGCCGAGGGCAAGGCCCAGAACCGGCGGGTGGAGTTCGTTGTGGAGCTTGGCGACTAG
- the tagF gene encoding type VI secretion system-associated protein TagF, with the protein MSAEAVIRSAIDLPAIIGKIPGHGDFLARGIGHALRGPLDRWMSDWLDLGRTQLGDDFGEAYECAAPWLFEGAGANAVLMPSVDAVGRLFPILAICPVQMRTQAIYDALIEALEARSDGDRLHETLAGIERDGAVLHNGGEDWFLPEGADPRLPSPSAVASWAQVREHFA; encoded by the coding sequence GTGTCCGCAGAAGCTGTGATCCGGAGCGCGATCGATCTCCCCGCGATAATCGGAAAGATTCCGGGCCACGGCGACTTCCTTGCCCGCGGGATCGGCCATGCGTTGCGCGGCCCGCTCGATCGCTGGATGAGCGACTGGCTCGATCTCGGCCGCACGCAGCTCGGCGATGATTTCGGCGAGGCGTACGAATGTGCTGCGCCGTGGCTGTTCGAGGGGGCGGGGGCGAACGCGGTGCTGATGCCGAGCGTCGACGCGGTTGGACGCCTGTTTCCGATCCTCGCGATCTGTCCGGTACAGATGCGCACCCAAGCGATCTACGATGCGCTGATCGAGGCGCTCGAGGCACGCAGCGATGGGGATCGGCTGCACGAAACCCTCGCGGGGATCGAGCGAGATGGTGCGGTCTTGCACAACGGCGGCGAAGACTGGTTCCTGCCCGAGGGCGCCGACCCGCGCCTTCCTTCGCCATCTGCCGTTGCGTCGTGGGCACAGGTGCGGGAGCATTTCGCGTGA
- the tssM gene encoding type VI secretion system membrane subunit TssM yields MKKFFTSWWTISIGMILLLILLCSVGLPLFVEWMQPLWVRLTFAGGFVALWLLWFFIRRWRAKKAEAALAKELAGPDPGDEEAAAVQQRMAEALKALRKASGKKRNYLYSLPWYVIIGPPGAGKTTALVNSGLRFPFSDQTLQGTGGTRNLDFMFAEEAVLVDTAGRYTTQDSDRDVDSAGWTRLLQMLKKHRPFEPVNGVFVAIPADDLLRGDVRVIDEHAAIVRRRLREIRETLETELPVYLLITKSDLLAGLTEFFGDLDVDGRRAVVGHTFDWPQRRVSSEDVTSAFDQFANDLAARMPKRLEDEKDMRRRGLILGFPGQVHALRPALHRLVEGAFINEDRPSGVLRGFYLTSGTQDGSAIDRILEGVSQAYSRDDAANREGGKAYFLNRLLTDVAFGEAGLPVSDPALVRKRQIRLTAMVGGIAALSLLAIALWTVSFFGNRDFQNQTEIAAAEIEQERDAMRADLVRVGGSDTPLEQLVPLLDQLRNLPEGYAARQQGSPSLWMRWGLFQWGLSRRNEEAYRTALRRILLPRVFLRLEEKMQQEMNNPVALYEPLKVYLMLGGAAPQGQIDGEAVTEYLGRDWAYEQYPGAEYEGLRTRLGNHLQALVEDPKISQSWAGQRAPLDADLVAASRASVGTMSLAQRAYIIMRAKAADPSKDWMMGDILQPGDAAAFANPEEVMALNVPYFFTLEGFNAYRLQKELIGRDLRDELWVLGEDSETASIQRELGNLDGGIAGAYANEYIEQWQKVIDSLKAADYFNDPRAFSAFTKGVSPLKLVLEEVRKNTTFDNSLEEEGGRMLEERVNRNRFARVATRLGGASNAARGLTADAQIAQHFSEVNAWVGDGEEPGEIDAFIDIVRQTFTRVREAQRSRTSDSPAAAIAQAIAPLEVAALEVPDLVQNFAQKVAEGGESAGDQTLTTQASQYYAETVAPSCEAAVEGKYPFNGSSAADASVGDVRGAFGAGGQVTQFVSARLGPYLDRDGDYWRWNSQDPVTAEFNPAAPGNFQKAAALSSALSEGLPLGIELSDLGAKVSRVELITGGIPLQFDLDGNSTNQIVWQLGGGMVQSSEIKIYENQGIEGLDPIESVIFRDTKKGPWSLFRMFDRARISNLSETEIEAVFNPGPGRAKFVVSFPEDLNPFSGGGLWSVQCPQKL; encoded by the coding sequence ATGAAAAAGTTCTTCACGAGCTGGTGGACGATCTCGATCGGCATGATCCTGTTGCTGATCCTGCTGTGTTCGGTCGGCCTGCCGCTGTTCGTCGAGTGGATGCAGCCGCTGTGGGTTCGGCTGACCTTCGCAGGCGGGTTTGTCGCCTTGTGGCTGCTGTGGTTCTTTATCCGTCGCTGGCGCGCCAAGAAGGCCGAGGCCGCGCTGGCCAAGGAGCTGGCCGGCCCCGATCCGGGCGACGAGGAAGCAGCGGCGGTGCAACAGCGCATGGCCGAAGCGCTGAAAGCGCTGCGCAAGGCCAGCGGCAAGAAGCGCAACTATCTCTATTCGCTGCCGTGGTACGTCATCATCGGCCCGCCGGGTGCCGGCAAGACCACCGCGCTGGTCAATTCCGGGCTGCGCTTCCCGTTTTCCGACCAGACGCTGCAGGGTACCGGCGGCACGCGAAACCTCGACTTCATGTTCGCCGAAGAGGCCGTGCTGGTCGATACGGCGGGGCGTTACACCACGCAGGATTCGGACCGCGACGTAGACAGCGCCGGTTGGACGCGGCTGCTCCAGATGCTCAAGAAGCATCGTCCGTTCGAGCCGGTCAACGGGGTGTTCGTCGCGATTCCGGCGGACGACCTGTTGCGCGGAGACGTGCGGGTGATCGACGAGCACGCGGCGATCGTCAGGCGGCGACTGCGTGAAATCCGCGAGACGCTGGAGACTGAATTGCCGGTCTACCTGCTCATCACGAAGAGCGATCTGCTCGCCGGGTTGACCGAGTTTTTCGGCGATCTCGACGTCGATGGACGCCGCGCCGTGGTCGGGCACACGTTCGACTGGCCGCAAAGGCGGGTGTCTTCGGAGGATGTGACCAGCGCGTTCGATCAGTTCGCCAACGATCTGGCCGCGCGCATGCCCAAACGGCTCGAGGACGAGAAGGACATGCGCAGGCGCGGGCTCATTCTCGGATTTCCGGGACAGGTCCACGCTTTACGACCGGCACTGCATCGGCTGGTCGAAGGCGCATTCATCAACGAGGATCGGCCGAGCGGCGTCTTGCGCGGTTTCTACCTGACGTCCGGGACCCAGGACGGGAGCGCGATCGACCGGATTCTCGAAGGGGTATCGCAGGCCTACAGCCGCGACGACGCGGCGAACCGCGAAGGCGGAAAGGCCTACTTCCTCAACCGCTTGCTCACCGATGTGGCCTTTGGCGAAGCGGGCCTGCCGGTGTCCGATCCGGCGCTAGTTCGCAAACGCCAGATCCGGCTGACCGCGATGGTCGGCGGAATCGCGGCGCTGAGCCTGCTTGCGATCGCTCTCTGGACGGTCAGCTTCTTCGGCAATCGCGACTTCCAGAACCAGACCGAGATCGCCGCGGCGGAGATCGAACAGGAGCGCGATGCGATGCGCGCCGATCTGGTCCGGGTCGGCGGCAGCGACACTCCGCTCGAACAGCTCGTTCCGCTGCTCGACCAGCTGCGCAACCTGCCCGAAGGCTATGCCGCGCGGCAGCAGGGCAGCCCTTCGCTGTGGATGCGCTGGGGCCTGTTCCAGTGGGGCCTGAGCCGCCGCAACGAAGAGGCATATCGCACAGCGCTGAGGCGCATCTTGTTGCCGCGCGTGTTCCTGCGGCTCGAAGAAAAGATGCAGCAGGAAATGAACAATCCGGTTGCGCTTTACGAACCGCTCAAGGTCTATCTGATGCTGGGCGGGGCCGCTCCCCAGGGCCAGATCGACGGCGAGGCCGTGACCGAATATCTAGGCCGCGACTGGGCTTACGAACAATATCCCGGAGCCGAGTACGAAGGACTGCGGACCCGGCTCGGCAACCATTTGCAGGCGCTGGTCGAGGATCCCAAGATTTCGCAGAGCTGGGCCGGACAGCGTGCGCCGCTCGACGCCGATCTGGTTGCCGCTTCGCGCGCCAGCGTGGGTACGATGAGCCTCGCCCAGCGTGCCTACATCATCATGCGGGCGAAGGCGGCCGATCCGTCCAAGGACTGGATGATGGGCGACATCCTCCAGCCCGGCGATGCAGCCGCCTTTGCCAATCCCGAAGAAGTGATGGCGCTCAATGTCCCGTACTTCTTCACGCTCGAAGGCTTCAATGCCTACCGCCTGCAAAAGGAACTGATCGGGCGGGATCTGCGCGATGAGCTGTGGGTGCTGGGCGAGGATTCCGAAACCGCGAGCATCCAGCGCGAGCTCGGCAACCTCGATGGCGGCATCGCCGGTGCCTATGCCAACGAATATATCGAACAGTGGCAGAAGGTTATCGATTCGCTCAAGGCGGCGGACTACTTCAACGATCCGCGCGCGTTCAGCGCCTTCACCAAGGGTGTTTCCCCGCTCAAGTTGGTGCTGGAAGAAGTCCGCAAGAACACGACGTTCGACAACTCGCTCGAGGAAGAGGGCGGGCGCATGCTCGAAGAACGGGTCAACCGCAACCGCTTTGCGCGGGTCGCCACGCGGCTCGGTGGCGCGTCCAACGCGGCGCGCGGACTGACCGCCGACGCCCAGATCGCCCAGCACTTCAGCGAGGTCAACGCGTGGGTTGGAGATGGCGAGGAACCGGGCGAGATCGACGCGTTTATCGATATCGTGCGCCAAACCTTCACCCGGGTGCGCGAGGCGCAGCGTTCGCGGACCTCCGACAGCCCCGCCGCCGCGATCGCGCAAGCCATCGCTCCGCTGGAAGTGGCCGCGCTCGAAGTGCCCGACCTGGTTCAGAATTTCGCACAGAAGGTCGCCGAAGGCGGGGAAAGCGCAGGCGACCAGACGCTCACCACGCAGGCATCCCAGTACTACGCCGAGACCGTGGCGCCTTCGTGCGAGGCTGCGGTCGAAGGCAAGTATCCTTTCAATGGAAGTTCTGCCGCCGACGCCAGCGTCGGTGACGTTCGCGGGGCATTCGGTGCCGGCGGCCAGGTGACCCAGTTCGTCAGTGCCAGGCTCGGTCCGTATCTCGATCGCGACGGTGATTACTGGCGCTGGAACAGCCAGGATCCTGTGACAGCCGAGTTCAATCCCGCCGCTCCCGGCAACTTCCAGAAGGCCGCTGCACTCTCCAGCGCGCTGAGCGAGGGGCTGCCGCTGGGCATCGAGCTGTCCGATCTCGGTGCCAAGGTCAGCCGCGTCGAACTCATTACCGGCGGGATCCCGCTGCAATTCGATCTCGACGGGAATTCGACCAACCAGATCGTTTGGCAACTGGGTGGCGGGATGGTGCAATCGTCGGAAATCAAGATCTACGAAAACCAGGGGATCGAGGGACTCGATCCGATCGAATCGGTGATTTTTCGCGACACCAAGAAGGGGCCCTGGTCGTTGTTTCGCATGTTCGACCGGGCGCGGATCAGCAACCTTTCGGAGACCGAGATCGAAGCGGTCTTCAACCCGGGGCCGGGACGGGCGAAATTCGTGGTTTCGTTTCCGGAGGACCTGAATCCGTTCAGCGGAGGCGGCCTGTGGTCGGTGCAGTGTCCGCAGAAGCTGTGA
- a CDS encoding PP2C family serine/threonine-protein phosphatase — protein MIDYAFKSFGRSDPGLVRPHNEDSYYLNDASGLWLVFDGMGGHENGALASQTAAAAFETFVAPPDFEHAVTRVADQVHNVNASLAQLAEQQAVSKMGTTAVGLVLRDRRFAIVWVGDSRAYIFRQGGLFQLTVDHTHVQDLLDQGILSPADAKGHPMSHVLTRALGVEPEVQVDIVQDEAEPGDRFLLCSDGLSGPVPEDDIRRLMALPDPQQAVDELIARAHAKGAPDNVTAIVVEIGSID, from the coding sequence GTGATCGATTATGCCTTCAAGAGCTTTGGCCGGAGCGATCCCGGCCTCGTGCGTCCGCACAACGAGGATTCGTACTACCTCAACGATGCGAGCGGGCTGTGGCTGGTGTTCGACGGAATGGGCGGGCACGAAAACGGCGCGCTGGCCTCGCAGACAGCGGCAGCGGCCTTCGAAACGTTCGTTGCGCCGCCCGATTTCGAACACGCGGTGACGCGGGTTGCCGATCAGGTCCACAATGTGAACGCGTCGCTGGCGCAGCTGGCCGAGCAGCAGGCGGTTTCGAAAATGGGAACCACTGCAGTGGGGCTGGTGCTGCGCGACCGCCGGTTCGCGATTGTGTGGGTCGGAGACAGCCGCGCCTACATCTTCCGGCAGGGCGGGCTGTTCCAGCTGACGGTTGATCACACCCATGTGCAGGACCTGCTCGATCAGGGAATCCTCTCGCCGGCCGATGCCAAAGGGCACCCGATGTCGCATGTGCTCACTCGCGCGCTCGGTGTCGAACCCGAGGTTCAGGTCGATATCGTGCAGGACGAGGCCGAACCCGGCGATCGCTTCCTGCTGTGCAGCGACGGCTTGAGCGGGCCGGTGCCCGAAGACGATATCCGGAGGTTGATGGCGCTGCCCGATCCGCAGCAGGCGGTGGACGAATTGATCGCGCGCGCGCATGCCAAAGGCGCACCGGACAATGTGACCGCAATCGTGGTCGAAATCGGAAGTATCGATTGA
- the tssK gene encoding type VI secretion system baseplate subunit TssK — MSDRNRVAWREGMFLRPQHFQAQDRFFESFFAARHDWALPYSWGFSEVEIDVGLAELGQFAIKSAKGIMPDGTPFSIPGDQPPPSPLAVSAQARDADIYVTLPPRQSGAIEFAEDEAGSLDARFAVGETQVSDNFSTDRAIEAIETAAPNLRFGMTPDETDGRLLLGVARVREVSGKKLVFDDRYIPPALDIRATRLKGALTDLIGRSDQMVGELALRAAETIEGGQDTYRAFLLLQTLNRWGAILRHLATLPAVHPERLFENLVGMAGEISTLTRKERRPPELPEYDHENLQGCFDPVIDLLQTLLSGEFDRSVEPLDLEARGPGSFMHVIKNRTLLKQSYIYLAVADKTKSMEDIRKRFPSVCKIGPNTKMRELVANQLQSGIALRHTTTPPTQLHVLPGYVYFELDRGAADWAEVYDAPALGLFVADDWPELKLELWAVKQKK, encoded by the coding sequence ATGAGCGATCGCAACCGTGTTGCCTGGCGCGAAGGCATGTTCCTTCGCCCGCAGCATTTCCAGGCGCAGGATCGCTTTTTCGAGTCGTTCTTCGCGGCGCGGCACGACTGGGCGCTGCCGTATTCCTGGGGGTTTTCCGAAGTCGAGATCGATGTCGGGCTCGCCGAGCTGGGGCAGTTCGCGATCAAATCGGCCAAGGGCATCATGCCGGACGGAACGCCGTTTTCGATCCCCGGCGACCAGCCGCCGCCATCACCGCTCGCGGTCAGTGCGCAGGCCCGCGACGCCGATATCTACGTCACATTGCCTCCGCGCCAGTCGGGAGCGATCGAATTCGCCGAGGACGAGGCCGGATCGCTCGACGCCCGCTTCGCGGTCGGCGAAACGCAGGTCAGTGACAATTTTTCGACCGACCGCGCGATCGAGGCGATCGAAACCGCAGCGCCCAACCTGCGGTTCGGCATGACGCCCGACGAAACCGACGGACGCCTGCTGCTCGGCGTGGCCCGGGTGCGCGAAGTGTCGGGCAAGAAACTGGTGTTCGACGACCGCTATATCCCGCCCGCGCTCGATATCCGGGCGACGCGGCTCAAGGGTGCATTGACCGACCTGATCGGCCGGTCGGACCAGATGGTCGGCGAACTGGCGCTGCGCGCGGCGGAAACGATCGAAGGCGGGCAGGATACGTATCGCGCGTTCCTGCTGTTGCAGACGCTCAACCGCTGGGGCGCGATCCTGCGCCATCTCGCCACGCTCCCGGCGGTGCATCCCGAACGCCTGTTCGAAAATCTGGTCGGGATGGCGGGCGAAATCTCCACGTTGACGCGCAAGGAACGCCGTCCGCCCGAACTGCCCGAATACGATCACGAAAACCTGCAGGGCTGTTTCGATCCGGTCATCGACCTGCTGCAAACGCTGCTATCGGGCGAATTCGATCGCTCGGTCGAACCGCTCGATCTCGAGGCGCGCGGCCCCGGATCCTTCATGCACGTCATCAAGAACCGCACGCTGCTCAAACAGAGCTACATCTACCTTGCGGTGGCAGACAAGACCAAGTCGATGGAGGACATCCGCAAGCGGTTTCCTTCGGTCTGCAAGATCGGGCCGAACACCAAGATGCGCGAGCTGGTGGCCAACCAGCTGCAATCGGGCATCGCCTTGCGCCACACCACCACGCCGCCCACGCAGCTGCACGTGCTGCCGGGCTACGTCTATTTCGAGCTCGATCGCGGGGCGGCCGACTGGGCCGAAGTCTACGATGCCCCGGCACTGGGGCTGTTCGTGGCCGACGACTGGCCGGAACTCAAACTCGAACTATGGGCGGTTAAGCAGAAGAAATGA